The following proteins are encoded in a genomic region of Natrinema sp. DC36:
- a CDS encoding tyrosine-type recombinase/integrase → MARDRLEPISPEEAQTLYLQDKKREAAPSTIQSQEYRLNHFIRWCESEEIKNLNGLTGREIQQYRNWRREDGDLSPASEKTQMDTLRVFIKYLESIEGVPRDLHQSVQSPTLSDEDRSRDVFIDSETAEEILGYLNKFNYAQRHHVAFMVMWRCSLRISAVQSLDVSDYNREKQCLTIEHRPDEGTRLKKGQKGERVVGLKDDSCEVLDDWLEHHRADITDEYGREPLVTTTQGRMHKTTLRNVIYNLTRPCKYTNECPHEDVDPDECRATSYDYAYECPSSVSPHAIRRSAITHWLNRDWPTRAVADRANVSPKVLERHYDARDQEEKMEQRREFLDNL, encoded by the coding sequence ATGGCACGAGATAGACTGGAACCCATCAGTCCTGAAGAGGCACAGACGCTATACTTGCAAGACAAGAAGAGGGAGGCTGCTCCAAGCACTATTCAGTCACAGGAATACAGACTCAATCACTTCATCCGTTGGTGTGAATCAGAGGAAATCAAGAATTTGAACGGGCTCACAGGAAGGGAAATACAGCAGTATCGGAACTGGAGAAGAGAAGACGGTGACCTTTCCCCTGCTAGTGAGAAGACGCAGATGGACACGCTAAGGGTATTCATCAAATACCTGGAGAGCATCGAAGGCGTTCCCCGAGACCTTCACCAGTCAGTCCAGTCACCCACTCTCTCCGATGAGGATAGGAGCAGGGACGTGTTCATAGACTCAGAGACAGCAGAAGAGATACTGGGGTATCTGAACAAATTCAATTACGCTCAACGTCATCATGTGGCTTTCATGGTGATGTGGCGTTGTTCCCTGAGGATTAGTGCTGTACAATCCTTGGACGTAAGTGATTACAACCGAGAAAAACAGTGTCTCACTATAGAACACCGTCCAGATGAAGGCACTCGTCTCAAGAAGGGTCAGAAGGGAGAACGTGTAGTAGGGTTAAAAGACGATTCGTGTGAAGTCCTCGATGACTGGTTAGAACACCATAGAGCAGATATCACGGATGAATACGGACGTGAACCCTTGGTGACGACTACTCAAGGGAGGATGCACAAGACGACATTGAGGAACGTCATCTACAATCTCACGCGCCCGTGTAAGTATACAAACGAGTGCCCGCACGAGGATGTGGACCCTGATGAGTGCCGAGCTACTTCCTACGATTACGCGTATGAGTGCCCATCGAGCGTGAGCCCACACGCCATACGTAGGAGTGCAATCACCCACTGGCTCAACAGAGATTGGCCTACCAGAGCAGTAGCCGACCGAGCTAACGTCAGTCCAAAAGTTCTGGAGAGACATTATGACGCGAGAGACCAAGAAGAGAAGATGGAACAGCGGAGGGAATTCCTCGATAACCTCTAG